The Anaeromusa acidaminophila DSM 3853 genome includes a region encoding these proteins:
- the hisH gene encoding imidazole glycerol phosphate synthase subunit HisH, which yields MATAIIDYGLGNLGSIHRAIEECGGDVFLAESSAQLQEAERIILPGVGAFGDGMKLLRQGGWVDPLREMVLDQKIPVLGICLGMQLLASVGEEGGTHQGLGFIQGKVVLMQVGEKERLPHVGWNNIHKKRECVLLKNIPDGADFYFVHSYHFQPQDASVVVATGDYASGFVAAVEERNVFGTQFHPEKSGPYGFQIIKNFLHYYGDEDSSC from the coding sequence ATGGCAACGGCGATTATTGATTATGGTCTTGGCAATTTAGGGTCCATTCATCGCGCCATTGAAGAATGCGGGGGCGATGTGTTTTTAGCTGAGTCATCAGCTCAACTTCAGGAGGCAGAACGCATTATTCTTCCTGGAGTCGGAGCTTTTGGCGATGGCATGAAGCTGTTGCGTCAAGGTGGCTGGGTGGATCCATTGCGTGAAATGGTATTGGATCAAAAAATCCCAGTGTTAGGTATTTGTCTAGGAATGCAGCTTTTAGCGAGTGTAGGCGAAGAAGGCGGTACTCATCAAGGGTTGGGCTTTATTCAAGGTAAAGTCGTTTTAATGCAGGTTGGAGAGAAAGAACGTTTGCCACATGTGGGCTGGAACAACATTCACAAGAAAAGGGAGTGTGTATTGTTAAAGAACATTCCTGATGGAGCTGATTTTTATTTTGTGCATAGTTATCATTTTCAACCGCAAGACGCCAGCGTGGTCGTGGCAACAGGAGATTATGCCAGTGGTTTTGTAGCGGCAGTGGAAGAAAGGAATGTCTTTGGTACACAATTTCATCCGGAAAAGAGCGGGCCTTATGGGTTTCAAATTATAAAAAACTTTCTGCATTACTATGGAGACGAGGACAGCTCATGTTAA